Proteins encoded by one window of Deinococcus radiodurans R1 = ATCC 13939 = DSM 20539:
- a CDS encoding phytoene desaturase family protein, translating to MTHVAVIGAGFSGLAAALRLAQAGAQVTVLDALDRPGGKAALGYDDFSSGPTVVTMPQIFAALHARLGWDAPALTPAHPTTTYHALSGRTFAPEALNVVGSLDPTMTQLSRAEGRRYRQLLFAARQMYSGAADTFLFAPPPTRTQLAQYALRAGRQAAPLTPLARYVRSGPFLTPFWLRFATYLGADPYRAPAVLHNIAWVELGDGIWHLPGGLLALAERLYAEALDRGVRFEFGIQVQHLSTHGGRVLGAHTSRGAFAADRWVSAADRALTLGWLGQDTPTTPRGVSGFALQLRLGEDLGQGHHIFWPADYAREWQDIRAGRLPSEPTLYLHLDGPRAFLLVNAPPDPRLGLSPERKADYARHLLQRLQSRFPLPVVEWQALAPADYARTGLGGALYGRAPHGLLGSLRPGWRLPQARNLVQVGGTVHPGGGVPLSLLSGWNGAGSLLGLDYDSLDGEKAFGKPAPAIK from the coding sequence GTGACCCATGTGGCGGTGATCGGGGCCGGTTTCTCAGGGCTGGCGGCGGCCCTGCGGCTGGCCCAGGCAGGGGCGCAAGTGACGGTGCTCGATGCCCTCGACCGGCCCGGCGGCAAGGCGGCGCTCGGGTACGACGATTTCTCCAGCGGGCCCACCGTCGTCACCATGCCGCAGATTTTCGCCGCGCTGCACGCCCGTCTCGGCTGGGACGCTCCCGCGCTGACCCCGGCGCACCCCACCACCACGTACCACGCGCTGAGCGGGCGGACATTTGCTCCCGAGGCCCTCAACGTGGTCGGCAGTCTTGACCCTACCATGACCCAGCTTTCCCGCGCAGAAGGGCGACGTTACCGCCAACTCCTGTTCGCTGCCCGGCAGATGTACAGCGGCGCGGCGGATACCTTCCTTTTCGCGCCACCGCCCACCCGCACGCAGCTCGCCCAGTACGCGCTCCGGGCTGGGCGGCAGGCGGCGCCGCTGACCCCACTGGCCCGGTACGTGCGCTCGGGACCGTTTCTCACGCCGTTCTGGCTGCGCTTCGCCACCTACCTTGGGGCCGATCCTTACCGTGCCCCCGCCGTGCTGCACAACATCGCCTGGGTCGAACTGGGCGACGGCATCTGGCATCTGCCCGGCGGTCTGCTCGCCCTCGCCGAGCGCCTGTACGCCGAAGCACTCGACCGTGGCGTGCGCTTCGAATTCGGTATTCAGGTGCAGCACCTCAGCACCCACGGAGGCCGGGTCCTGGGGGCTCACACCAGCCGGGGGGCCTTCGCCGCTGACCGCTGGGTCAGTGCCGCCGACCGCGCTCTGACTCTGGGATGGCTGGGCCAGGACACACCGACCACGCCCCGAGGCGTCAGCGGCTTTGCCCTACAACTGCGCCTGGGCGAAGACCTGGGGCAAGGTCACCACATCTTCTGGCCTGCCGACTACGCCCGCGAGTGGCAGGACATTCGCGCGGGTCGCCTGCCGAGCGAGCCGACTCTTTACCTGCACCTCGACGGCCCCCGCGCCTTCCTGCTCGTTAATGCGCCGCCCGACCCCCGCCTGGGCCTTTCCCCTGAGCGCAAAGCCGACTACGCCCGTCACCTTTTGCAACGGTTGCAAAGCCGCTTTCCTCTGCCTGTGGTGGAGTGGCAAGCTCTTGCCCCTGCGGATTACGCCCGTACCGGGCTGGGGGGTGCGCTGTATGGCCGGGCACCTCACGGCCTGCTCGGCAGCCTGCGCCCCGGCTGGCGGCTCCCGCAGGCCCGCAATCTCGTTCAGGTGGGCGGGACCGTTCACCCTGGCGGCGGCGTTCCACTGTCACTCCTCTCCGGCTGGAACGGGGCAGGCAGTTTGCTTGGATTGGACTACGACTCCCTGGATGGCGAGAAGGCATTTGGAAAGCCCGCTCCAGCCATCAAATAA
- a CDS encoding metallophosphoesterase, whose translation MTLALVPEPVRIDLPALALVALVGASASGKSTFAARQFQPDEVLRVEDFQRAGEADAALDNLYTAAAQRLAQGKLTVIEANLVRPADRRRLVELARAHDVAPVAIVFDLARSLLEARLAARECCPELLDLTSQVAELRRTRRGLPQEGFRQVWTLDSPQAADSAQVRRIPLPVDRRELCGPFDFIGDVHGCLDELRELLTCLGYRVTDDGAVPPPGRTAVFLGDLVDRGPYSAGTLRLVMNMVAAGAALCVPGNHDEKLRRALGGRAVKPLHGLDVTLAQLEAAGADFQAQVQAFYGSLSSHLVLDSGRVVAAHGGLPQRYQGRDSERARHFALYGDVNGRSDAAGLPLRRDWAAEYRGDALVVYGHTPVRQPRWLNRTVDIDTGCAFGGALSALRYPELEVVSVPACAQYAVPGRPLG comes from the coding sequence ATGACTCTCGCTCTTGTGCCCGAACCCGTCCGCATCGACCTGCCGGCCCTCGCTTTGGTGGCGCTGGTGGGCGCGTCGGCTTCTGGCAAGAGCACCTTCGCGGCTCGGCAGTTCCAGCCGGATGAAGTTCTGAGGGTTGAGGATTTTCAGAGAGCAGGTGAGGCTGATGCCGCGCTGGACAACCTGTACACGGCAGCGGCCCAGAGGTTGGCGCAGGGGAAGCTCACGGTGATCGAGGCGAATCTGGTGCGACCCGCCGACCGCCGCCGTCTGGTGGAGCTGGCGCGGGCACATGACGTGGCACCCGTTGCCATTGTTTTCGACTTGGCGCGCTCGCTGCTGGAAGCTCGACTGGCGGCCCGCGAATGTTGCCCCGAATTGCTTGACCTCACCTCGCAGGTGGCCGAACTGCGCCGCACCCGGCGGGGCCTGCCACAGGAGGGCTTCCGACAGGTCTGGACACTGGATTCGCCGCAAGCTGCTGACAGCGCGCAGGTGCGCCGGATTCCGCTGCCGGTTGACCGGCGAGAGCTCTGCGGTCCCTTCGACTTCATCGGGGACGTGCACGGCTGCCTGGACGAACTGCGCGAACTGCTGACGTGCCTCGGCTACCGGGTGACGGACGATGGGGCCGTCCCGCCGCCGGGACGCACTGCCGTGTTCCTGGGCGACCTGGTAGACCGGGGGCCATACAGCGCGGGCACCCTGCGGCTGGTGATGAACATGGTGGCAGCGGGCGCGGCGCTGTGTGTGCCGGGCAATCATGACGAGAAGCTGCGGCGGGCGCTGGGTGGGCGGGCCGTGAAGCCGCTGCATGGGCTGGACGTGACGCTGGCCCAGCTGGAGGCGGCGGGCGCAGACTTTCAGGCGCAGGTGCAGGCGTTTTACGGGAGTCTGAGCAGCCACCTGGTGCTCGACAGCGGGCGGGTGGTGGCCGCGCATGGGGGCCTGCCACAGCGCTACCAGGGCCGCGACAGCGAGCGGGCGCGCCACTTTGCCCTGTACGGCGACGTGAACGGACGCAGCGACGCGGCGGGGCTGCCCCTGCGACGCGACTGGGCCGCCGAGTACCGGGGAGACGCGCTGGTGGTCTACGGCCATACTCCGGTGAGGCAGCCGCGCTGGCTGAACCGGACGGTGGATATCGACACCGGCTGCGCTTTCGGGGGCGCCCTGAGCGCGCTGCGTTACCCCGAACTCGAAGTGGTCAGTGTGCCCGCCTGCGCGCAGTACGCCGTGCCGGGGCGTCCGCTGGGGTGA